In Fragaria vesca subsp. vesca linkage group LG1, FraVesHawaii_1.0, whole genome shotgun sequence, the sequence TTAAGGGTTTTATAACTTTCTCTAGCAAAATCAGTCGAAATAGCGGAGGCAAACAACTCACAGAAGCTGTACCTTCTATAGTCCTGTATCGTACAATGTCTGTTAACAATCAATGTAGTACATGTAAGAATAAAACTACTAGCACGTTCCCTGATGATGTCATCAATACAGCTGGGTCTTCAGAATTAGGATATACACTTTATTCAGAAGATTAATAAAATCTGCAACAATTTGGTCAATTTTGCCAATGCAAAAACTTGACCAAAGACAATAGATGCAGACATATCAAGAGTTTTGAGCGTGTACCAGTGAGAGGATGCATTAAAATCTGGAATGAATCCATGCATAACATTTAACACGTACACTATGGTTTTCGAGACATCTGAACTAATCCTCTATCCGAGTCATGGGGCTAGCAGTTGAAATGGCTGGCCGATTAATTTTTTTCTGCAACAGCGATGTATGCGAAAACTGGGGGAAAGAGTGCTGAAATCTTCTTTCCTCTGGTTTCTCTGCTCTTGTCTATTATATGACGGAAGACATAGGACCACCTCCCTATTCTCGTTTAGTTTTCCAAATCCTTTAGTTTTCATCATAATGTTGAGAGATGCCACCGAATGCAGATTTTCCTTTAGATTTTCAAGCTCCAATATGTCATTGTCAATGTGCACTAGTGAATACTCAGACTGTAAGTTGTAAGCTTTGACACATTGAGCCACAGCTCTTAGACTAGTTATTCGATCATCTACAGCATTTTCCTGGGAGCAAAACTATAGATGAGTACTTACACTGAGGATGCTCCTAGATTTATCAAACTAAGCAGTTAGTGTATACTAAAAGAAGAGCCAATGTTACCTTCTTACGAAGTGATTTCTTCTGACTGAAAGTTTCAGTCCACCACTTCTCTGCATCCTCCACATACTCATTTAAGAGTGGTACAGGGGGGAACTCATCGGTGAACTTGAAGGTGCATATAAATCCAACAGCCTCTATCAGTTGCTTTCGTTCAATGAGAATCCGGATAACATCTGTGAAGTGAAGAACAAGGCCATAGAATCATCAAACTGCTAGACAGAACTCTCAAAGGGGAACTCGAAAGTATCATCCGCCAAACTCAAAGAAATCATTATAACGAAATGCTGAAAAAGAAACTGAAACATAATCACAATCATGCAAGGGCAATACACATGTATGCAAGAACATATCAACTAAGCTTCTGAACACAGTTATAAAAAAACCATTCCCTCACCATATATAATGAATCGCAACTAACTGTCTAACTCAATAACTTAACTTCATTGTACATTACCTAACACCATATCTTAAGCTTAGATTTATAAACCATTCCAAAACCATTTGCTAATATTCAACTCATCCTAGAGGGGGCACAAAAGGAAGCCAAAGATTTCTCGATCCTCAGCACACAGGACACAATAATGGCAATCTAGGACACTCAATCTTTCAAAAAGCTAATGTTGACTTGTAAAGATTATCAAACATTTCCAAGCCATTTGCTAATACTCATCATCTCTTCCTACAATCAGATGAGACACAACATTATCATCCAGGAAAATCAATTTAACAACAATTATAGCTTCCTACATTGCATACAGAACTCATCACAACTCAATGTACATCACATACACAAACAACACGCTACGAAACTAAAAAAAAATTCTCGAAAAACTTACCCTGCATCTTATCAACACAATCAACTCCCTGACACAACTCCACAATCTCTGCACTCCGCGAAATCTCCCCAATAAGCTTCACAACCTCCCCTGCATTCAAACCACCCCGCATTTCGCAACCTCCTCCTCCTCCCTCATCATCACCACACCCACTAACCTTCACTCCAACCTCTCTCGCCTTCTCTTCAAACTCTCTCAGCCTCACCCTCATTTGGCCAGAAATCAACCCCAATTTCTCCTCCAAAACCTCCTGCAGCGCCTTCGAATGCCGCCTCTGCTCCTCCAGCGACTCCTGCATCCCATCCAAACCCCTCTCCCTCTCCTCCACCGACTTCTCCAGCATCACCAAATGCTCTTCTCTCTCCAACTCCCTCATCTCAAGCTCCCTCTCCCTCATCTCTAACATCTCCCACTTTTTTCGGACTGTTTCCGCTTCCGACTTCACCCTCAGCTCCCTGGACTGCAATTGCAGCTCCCTCTGGTCCAGAGCCTGCATTCGGGTCGGGAGCTGGTTCCGGGTCGAGTCGTAGCGGGCCTGGAGCTC encodes:
- the LOC101305405 gene encoding uncharacterized protein LOC101305405, with the protein product MERIAAELQDSVVDLTRQLTELQARYDSTRNQLPTRMQALDQRELQLQSRELRVKSEAETVRKKWEMLEMRERELEMRELEREEHLVMLEKSVEERERGLDGMQESLEEQRRHSKALQEVLEEKLGLISGQMRVRLREFEEKAREVGVKVSGCGDDEGGGGGCEMRGGLNAGEVVKLIGEISRSAEIVELCQGVDCVDKMQDVIRILIERKQLIEAVGFICTFKFTDEFPPVPLLNEYVEDAEKWWTETFSQKKSLRKKENAVDDRITSLRAVAQCVKAYNLQSEYSLVHIDNDILELENLKENLHSVASLNIMMKTKGFGKLNENREVVLCLPSYNRQEQRNQRKEDFSTLSPSFRIHRCCRKKLIGQPFQLLAP